One window of the Chryseobacterium sp. CY350 genome contains the following:
- a CDS encoding aldo/keto reductase, giving the protein MQQKTYTGQPVLTLNNGVDIPALGFGVWQMEDLKECENAVIKAIQTGYRMIDTASIYQNETAVGNAVKNSGVNRDELFITSKLWVQSHGYENAKSAFQRTLDRLQLDYLDMYLIHWPFGDFLGAWKAMEELYQEGKIKAIGVCNFTIEKLEELKANSNVLPVINQIELHPLFQQKELQVYNRENNIVTQPWSPLGNGNAGLLDNEDLKNIAEKYQKTVAQIILRWHLQEGFCVIPKSVTPSRIEENFNVFDFELSEDEINIVRSLNTGKRLFFDPKDPAWEEKMLNSVADI; this is encoded by the coding sequence ATGCAACAAAAAACATACACAGGACAGCCTGTACTTACATTGAACAACGGAGTTGATATTCCAGCTTTAGGTTTTGGCGTCTGGCAAATGGAAGACTTGAAAGAGTGCGAAAATGCTGTTATTAAAGCTATCCAGACTGGTTACAGAATGATTGATACGGCATCCATTTATCAAAATGAAACTGCGGTCGGAAATGCTGTGAAAAATAGTGGTGTCAATAGAGATGAGCTTTTCATCACATCAAAACTGTGGGTTCAAAGTCATGGTTATGAGAACGCTAAAAGTGCTTTCCAGAGAACGCTTGACAGGTTGCAGCTTGATTATCTCGATATGTATCTTATTCACTGGCCTTTCGGAGATTTTTTGGGAGCCTGGAAAGCGATGGAAGAATTGTACCAGGAAGGAAAAATAAAGGCAATCGGAGTCTGCAACTTTACAATTGAGAAACTGGAAGAATTAAAGGCAAACTCAAATGTGCTGCCTGTGATTAATCAGATTGAATTGCATCCTTTGTTCCAGCAAAAAGAACTTCAGGTTTACAATAGGGAAAATAATATCGTTACTCAACCGTGGAGCCCGCTTGGTAACGGAAACGCAGGACTTTTAGATAATGAAGATTTAAAAAATATTGCAGAAAAATATCAAAAAACTGTTGCTCAGATTATTTTAAGATGGCATTTGCAGGAAGGTTTCTGCGTGATTCCAAAGTCTGTTACTCCATCTAGAATCGAAGAAAATTTCAATGTTTTTGATTTTGAATTATCAGAAGACGAGATTAATATTGTTCGCTCTTTAAATACCGGAAAAAGATTATTTTTTGACCCGAAAGATCCGGCTTGGGAAGAAAAAATGCTGAATTCTGTTGCGGATATTTAA